The DNA sequence GCAGCACCTGAAAGTGAAGAAAATCATTTGATTTGAGGCACTATCACCAGCACAAGGTGATGCAACCAAGCTGGAATTCAAACCTCCTTCTCCACCGCCCACTTCTTCCAATCACCATGGACCAAGGCCAACGTCCCTTCCCCCATAGCCTCTTATAAATACCTCCATCAACCCCAAATTTCCTTCATGCCACTTCTCCAAGCCTCCTCTTGAGCATTGAGAGCCTTCTTCCTTTAGTAAGTCTAGAGTGAATCCGAAATGTGTGTTCTTGGGAATTCTTGTGTTGGGAGCTTTAGAGGGCCACGAAAATTGTACGTTTTCTAGCCCTAgatctttgttttcatgttatgttttgctTTTAATTGTTGAAGCGATTTTTGGTTGAGTTTAGAAAATGTTACCATGCTTAAATCAAAACTAAGTCTATTAAAGTTggattaagtgtttaaattgttttaagtgaGAATTTTAACTATGACATGTCTtaacatattttgatatgatttattaatatctTAGAATGATCATTGaaggtttgattttgagattagaagcatgtcatgataagttttaattctattttgaattgatcatcaaagcatgcATAGGTTTTGATTAAGTTTGTAATTAAGGCATGAAGTCTTGATTTTATTACCTTGActggaataaaatgcatttagaAAAAACCTTGTGATtgagataagaatgaaaatacatgatttGGATGAATTTTGAAGCATGCCTTTGTGATTTAGGCTAGAAGCATCATGCTTGATTAATTGATGATTAATGAAGATTAACGCTTTTATCCATGACTAAGTATTGGGATGAACCTGTTCACCTAAGATTAAGCTtttaacatgtcattaaggattataataattattttcagttaaagaaattgaatatgCATACATCCATAAGGGTCAATAATTGAAAGTACGCTTAGGTATCAATTAGAGTGCATGCCAAGGGTTGAGTGCATTTGGACtagtttcacttttatttttgggattcTAAGAGCATAGATGATTTTAgtgcatataatatatgaggTTTGTGAATTTTGGTAGAATAGAATTCGTttgcaaatagtgaaaaattaggGCTTTAGTgacaattttgaaaagtttaggggtatttttgtaaatatccatTTTTGAAACCATTTGATTATGAGCATCTTCCTTAAGTAGTTAATACCCTAACTCAGCATAACTTTGATTACAGCTGCTACGATTAACGCACATAGAAAATTTGTAAGTTGACATCTAACTTACAcattgataagttatttatgatttattgataaatgtcacattcatgttataattgtcattttgagcatgaaacatcatgttatatgatacattgaatACATGACCACTCACCTACATGACATAtgaaattttcaccattttagcatattgcatataaatgtcattttcacatgccCATAGGCTAGAAAgcagaattatcctagtggaacttttCTGTCTACTCcagagtgagtaaaaatggagtgatAACCCCTGAGTTGATGAAAAATAATCAACGGgtttcgaatgagttctttttaaagaacttcAGAGTgaagtcaaatgttatgacacctaacacTGATGGatgtatatgttatgatgttatgctgatgtcatgttatgttaccaatgcattgagaaagaGTTTGCAGACAatgtagtttcaacatgagttatactacggtcaccAGCAGGTACTCACAATACATATGGGGAACTGTAACTTTACCATACCTTATGATGTTAACGATATGATTAAATTTGACTTGCTATAAATGATGAAAcgttatgatgaaatgttatatttttggTAGTTAAAGTGAAAAAttgttctctgtaagaaaatgtgtctcagtttttctgaaaatgtcgAAGAATTTTGATGGGAGACATATACTGATTTTTCTGCATTGCacgcatttcatatttatcattcatcatgcataatttatctttgtgtatattggttgtctaacttactgagattttaagTAAATATCACCCCTTGTGAACCCACTATCATTCAATTctaaatgatagaagttgtgtcaagaCTCGACGAGGATGGACTAGATGGATTAATGGATCCAATTAACTAAAGAAGAGTTGGATCCGACAAAAGATTAGACCTCATCTTGATGTTTATAGCCCTAACCCTTCGTGCATTAGAACGCATGAAATAGTTGATTTAGCCATGAAGACttattattaagaataattGTACTAAGATTACACTACcttatgatttgaacttatgatggttatgaatgaaattgagatgttttagtttattctggcataagtacTTCTTAGTCACCTATTTTTCGCTATGATTATTACATACTGTTAGATGCAtttataggatgcattgcatattaactgtcatgaacgagaGTATGTAATTTTGTATTACATGTCTCGATTCTCTAAGTCTCCATTCCATCCTAAGCAGAGGTTGGAGGCGTCACAATGATAGCCCTGTCCATAAATAGTCTAGTTTAGAGTTTGATTTTTAGGAATTATGGATAAAGCCGAATCTGTGTTTGAAGGTTGATGAGGTAGAGTTGGGGGGCAATCATGATGAGAATGATTTGGTTATGAAGGAACTCCCTAATCTTTGATCAGAAGTTTAAGGACTTGAGGAGAGTGTTTGTAGCTACAAAACAAGGAATGGATGACTTCATTGCAGCACAATACCTACAACAAAAAAAAGCCCTTCAAGAAATACTGATAGATGCTTGATTAAATGGAAAGCAAGCTGGGATGCTGCACTAGATGTGTAGGCTAAGAAAGTGGGGATATGTGTTGCAATCATAGATCCGGGAGGGGACATTTTAGACTACTTATGTTCAAACATTGATTTTATTATGAAGCCTGTTATAGCTGAGGCTCTTGCTTTGACAAGAGCAATGGTTCTATGCCTAGAATTGGGACTGTCAAGTGTGATCCTCGAGGGTGATTCTAATATGGTAGTCAAGGTTACTAATAACAAAGAGGAGATTTGGGTAGATTATGGGAACCTGGTTGAGGATACAAGAAAATTGCTATTTGGTAATTCAAATTACATTGTAAATTCTACTTACAAAGAAGCTAACAACATAGCTTATATACTTGCTAAAttagatcttattttttctaaagaaaaattgTGGATAAAGGATGGACCTATACAAATATTGAGTTCTGTTTTgagtgaaaaatattgtaatggcTGAGGCCTTATttagttacacagatgagatgagatgagatgaaatgagatgatataagaaatttgtgaataatagtgagataattgtgaatagtaataaaatggtttgggttaagattttaatagaattttgggaaatgagagagaaaaagttgaataaaaaaattataaagttaaaagagggcTAGAAtggaatttttgttttgaaatttgaaaatgttgaattatttttgtgttttgtttagaagtttagaaaaattgtaatgattagataatgattaaatgaaaaagctgaaaatttaaaaatttaaaattgaaaaatatgtatatttgatgatgtttggatattgaaataaaataagatagaataggatgaaatgattttaaaaatttatgaaatcaaACCAGACCTGAATTTGTTGATATTCAATAAAGATACTATTATTTgcttaaaaaagaataagaataaaaataggAAGGAGAGCTGAATATCACACTTGTGACTTTATAGTAATTTtcctaaattaaaaattgaaatctaGGTATTAAATAGTgcttgtaatgattagataatgattaaataaaaaaatttaaaatttaaaaatttgaaatcgaaaaatatttgtatttgatgatttttagatattgaaataaaGTGAGatagaataaaatgaaataattttaaaaatttataaaatcaaacaatttgTTGATATTCAATAAAGAACTATTCTTTccttaaaaaagatttaaaaaaaaaaaaaataggaagggGAGCTGAATCTCACACTCGTGACTTTACAGTAATTTTCCCAAATTAAAAATCGAAATCTAGGTATTGAATAGTGCTTGACCCTTTTCGGAAAAAGACACATGTATATTGACTCCTCCACGCCTATTTTCTAGTGCAGGGTAGTCTGTACATGGAGGCTCTCTGGAATGACACATACGTTCCTCTTAACAGCAGTTGTCACTCACTCGCTCAAATGGACGATTCCTCCGTCATTCCCAAGAGTTCGTCGGACCCCACCACCAGCCTCACCATGGAGCCCGCCGCCAAGCGCCGCCACCTAACAAGTGAAACCAGTCTCTTCCGCGTCCTCTGCCCTACCACCAAAGCCGCATCTCTCACCGGTCTCATCCGCCACCTCCAAACCCTCACTGGCACCAAGATCCACATCAACTCATTTTCCAGCTCTTCCGTCGAAGACGAGTGCGTCATCCACATCATCTCCAACTCCAACAACCACAAAGATAGGGTTGGCACCGCCACTTgcgaggaggaggaggagaacaAGGAGGATGAGGAGGACAACGAGGGTTGCTCGCCAGCTCAGCAGGCGCTGCTGAGAATTTTCGACAGGATGGTGAGGGTGTCTGGTGATGAAAAGGAGAAATTGAAGGAGAGTGATCGGGAGTGGGATGGGTTGAATAGTGGTGACGTATTTAGTTGTAGGTTGCTGGCGGCGAGTAGTCAGGTAGGTTGCGTGCTAGGTAGGGGAGGCAAGATTGTGGAGAAGATACGACACGAGAGTGGGGCCCAAGTTAGGGTTTTATCCAAGGATCATCTTCCGCCCTGTGCGTCCGCGGGTGACGAGTTGATTCTGGTAACGTCAATGTTAATTGCTTAACTCTTGCGCCTGCTACTGTGGTTTATTTTTGAGTAATGCAATTTGCATCTGCCTATCATTTTAAATACTGGAAAGGTTTTCTTTGCAATGCTAGTTTTTTACTACAATATAACTAGACTAGCCTCAGCGTTAGCACGACTTCTAGTATTAACAATATAAGATTGGTTGTCCGTGTATATGTATGTACTCTACAATCGCAGTTACTGCATCTTGAATACTTTATTGAAGCCAATGCTCTTTGTAGTGAATGGCATTTCGTCCCCCTTATAAAAAAGGCTGGAGGTCGAGGGCACCAGTTCAATGACCAGCGCATCAGTTGCAATTATGATCAACAAGAAGATTTTAACCAAAAATATGCAATTGAACATTGGTCTTCATGTGAGGGACTaatcaattattattatgttttacttataaaaaaatgtgagggATTTGAAGTGCAACTTATGGCTTTGCTCATGACTGCTGAAGCAGGCCATTCATGGGATATTAGGGTTCTGATTTGAAGGATATTGACAAGGgtgtttgaattaattttttgtttttgtgatacTATAATGTAGATATTATTTGCTTGCAGGAGACTTGGCTGGTTTGGTTACGCAAAACcaacctatctcatctcatatataatcattacaactttttcaaaccgccacacaaaatataataaataattcaactttttcaaatccaaaaataaaaataatattataacaatattttattcaactttcaacaaaacatctcatcttatctcatttaaactgcgtaaccaaacgaggcctaagttgGATGTTGTTTCTAAAAGATGTTTTCAAAGGTTATGTGGCTGTCAACAATTTGATTGGTGTAACTTAGCCTTTAGAGGGGCTTCTGGTAGAATGTTTCATATGTGGATCTTATGGTGGTGTATAAAGTGGAGTATGTGGGGGAATATACAATGGCTTATTCTTTTATGAATGGTGAAGATGGTTTTTATTGGTGTTTGCTAGAGTTCACAGGTGGTCTAATTGTAATCACAAAAGAATATTACTATGGGAGGAGTTGGTTGGTTTGGGTAGTTGGTGGAATGTACTGTGAGTAACTTATGTGTTTCCCCAGTGAGAGATTGGGTGATGCTCACCTGTGTCTTGTCCTAGAGActttctttgattttatttttgagcaAGGGCTTTTGGGTATTCCCTTAGTTGGTGGAGCTCTTACATGGTCTAGCAATTGGGACTGGGGATCTTGGTCGAGAATCAATAGATTTCTAGTTTCCCTAGATTGGGAGGCTCATTATCCAAATTTGAGTAAACAAAGGTTTGTCCAACATTGCTAGGATTATTTCTCCCTTCTTTTGGGTTTCGGCGACATTCATGATGGTGGAagatatttcaagtttgagaatgtGGCTAGGAATGGAAGGTTTAATTGACAATATTAGAAATTGGTTGTGATGCCCCCCgaccccgcttgggattggacggagaTTGAAGCATTGAGACATGTAACTCAAGGTCACACACCCCTCATTCATGACagttaacatgcaatgcacctagtatGTTTCTAGTAGTATGTAATAATCGCAGCGGAAGAAAttcatttctaaataaagtTTGAGCAATTTAATATGGTACCAAATAAAACATCTATATCTCCCAAAATACTTGTTCAAAGATCTCCCAAATACAAAATGAGGGTTTTAAACCACAACCCTTGTGATTTCAAAATccaagtataaaaaaaaaaaaaaaaaaaaatcatattattccttaacataaattgaaaaatgtccTATTTTCCTTTGTCCTTTTTCAGAATCTTCTGCAAGTCCTCAAAAGCATTAGTACTAATGAAATTCTTAGCAGACTTGAGCCGCTCCACTAGCTTTGGTTCTGCAGAAAGCTTAGGGCTCTGTGGGGCTTCCTTAGTTTTCAAGAGTTCCTCTCGCTTGCGCTTACCCATTGCTTTCTACCAagcctgtcacaacttctactattctggggaggaatggtagtgaaaactaccatggtgagatttcaagaaatctcaccAAGTTAAACATGCATAAGGTAAGCCATGAGTATACATGTACTTTGAACAAAACGTATTTTCGTCCCATATGCAAACTTTTTCGAAAATCATTGACCTTGTAACCATGTATCAATGTAACAAAGTAACCATGTAACAAAATATCATCTTTTCGTTTCTTATAACCACTTAACAAACTTATTCCATATAACAATATGGGTGGACACCTCACGACTACCTGTAGGAATCTTGGGCTTCCTGCTAGTTTCCGCATCAAATTGCCAGCCCTCTTGATTGGGTATGAGTACGTCTGAGTCCATATGATACGGTAGTTCGCAATTTGCCTTCACTTTACTTTACAATGTGTTGCACCCACTAGCATCAGGTGCGGCTGCTTCCCTCCgaaattctttaaaaagaatccattcaaagttcgttgactgtactttgtcaattcaggggttaccactccaatttaagcactccagagtggacagagaagTTCCACTAAGATATTCTCTCATTTTAGCATTGGGGTTGTgacaaaatcatttcttttaattcacAACCCGAAAACATGTGACGTGACCATGCAACTTTCATGCAACAATGCCATGTACTTATGTCATATACAAAGAGTGCATCACATGCATGGcttgaaagaattagaacatAAAACATATACTTGTGTACAACATGTGAGAGTTCAACAAAGCATAtaccatttttcaaaactccaaACATGTCATTTGAACCAACCATTTAACAAGCAACATTTGAACATGGCATGCACGTATAGGATATGAATAAATCATGGCATGTAACAAGTAGCAATTCAATAATCCGATTTGAGTAACTAAAATGTAGAGTTTACACGTAAACATAAATACATAATCCAAGAGTGAGTaagaggctaacttacaaatTTTCCAAAGATTTTCTAATAAGCAAgaactacttataaaaaaaaaagtgtattcaAACTATTAGATTCTGGATAACAAACATCAATCCAAAAATGTGTGTCGTAGATTAGGGTTTATGCTCTTAACCCTAATTGGCTATATGCTCTTCTTGTGACTTGTATAACTCATATAAACATGGTTTGAGGAACACAAGTTTGTGTGTAAGACAAGTGTGGTTTCACTTGACAAACCCCTAATGGCCGAAAATGAATGCCACTCTAGATTAAGCTTTTTACAACAATGACTAAGTAGAACTTTACACGAAACCCTAGTAAGGGCGAAACATCTCTTGCCCCTACAAAGACCACttccttttttccattttgccATTGATGATTTGGGTCCCTTTAGAGAAAACCCCAGACAACCTATACTTAAGGAACTTAAGGAAAAACAATGCATGGTTGCCAAATGGCATGAAGTGGGCATGTGGTTCTTGCCATACCTAAAATCCTTCTTGTTCTCTTTCATcaaagattcttctagaagctATCATGAGTGGTGTGTAGCTCTTCCCCAAACCGATCcccctcttcatcttcttcatcattacTCATTCTAGAAACTTTTAACCCTATGCATCTGTGATAAGTGGCCATGTGAAAGTTGGCTTCCATGGGGTTGGGCGTGTACTCTAGTAAACCGAAACCTAagtcttttcttcttcatgtaTCTTCTTCTGGAAGTCTTCTTGCATGTTTGCCAAGTGGCACTTCCTCCTTGTGAACCGAATCTCCCATCCTTACAGATCAAATGATTACATCTTAGGGAAACTCAAGGGTCTTCTAACGAAAGGGCGCCTCTCActcattcccaaaccctagTTTGGGCTTCCAAAACCCTATGGGGCCGAAAATTAGCTAGGTGTTGGACCTATCCTTGGCCTTGAGCGCCTATTGCACCAACACAAAACATAGTCTAAGTCAATTCTCACACTCTAAGCCTTCTCAAACCATTGGGCTTAAGTCCATCTAGATTAAAGTAGAAAATGAAAGTAAGGACCTAGCTTCGACCAGGTTGTCACATGTTGTCATATTTCCAATTGCAAGGACCCGCAAGTTACATATTGGCCCGAACTTAAGGCCATAAAAGGAGATCTAACACAATGGAACAAACCAATTTGCAGGAATGTTGAATAGGTAGTCTTTAATGGATGAGTTTCAAGCTATTAATAGAttccaaatatgtatatttgtaGGTTCGTTGGTGTTCTAACAATGTCCAAGAGTTTCATGGGGGTGGATTATTAAAGAATATAAAGGTTGGAGGAAGTATTCTATTATATTAGATTTCAGGTGGGAGAGGAATCCATGATTAGATTTGGGTATGGTGGTGTGATAATATGGCCCTCAAGGAAGTTTTTCAGATGTCAGTGTTTCTTGTGCCATGCTTTAGTGGCAGACAATTTGAATGTTGTTAGTGTTTTTGCTAATTACCTTTATTGGAGTGGCTCAAGATTAGGAGGTGGGtgcttttatttaattttttaacgatTTGTATTCCACTAGATTTAGACGAGGGACAAAGAGATTGTTTGAACCCTGTCCAAAATACGGATGTTCAGTGCTCGTTTCCTGTATAATATCTTTGTTCTTCATGATAATAATtcatttccttggaagagtatttgaCGGAAAAGGTACCCTTGAGAGTTGCACCCTTTTATTGGATAGCCGTCTAATGATGATCCTCATTGTAGATAATTTAAGGAGGAGGCACATTGTTGTGTTTGATTCGTGTTGCATGTGTGAGAGGAGTGGGAGTATGTGGATCATCTTTTgcttcattgtgagattgcgaGTGCACTATGGAGTGACTTCTTCAATTGGGTTGGATTGCCTTGGGTCATGCCCAAAAGAATTGTGGCTCTTTTTTATTTGTGGAGAGGATTAGGTGGCAGCCTGCAAAATCAAAGTATTGTGGAAGATGGTTTCTACTTGCCTGAGTTAGTGGATTTGGAATGGAAGGAAGGATAGAATCTTTCAGAACTGCAGGTGGACTCGGGAGGAGcacaaattgatttttattatttttttttttaatttttacattggGCTGCTTTCATTGGTTTTAATGGACTAAATTTGCGTGATTGTCTTGTATTGTTTTTCCTCACAGATAGGTTATACTTCCCTAGCATGTGGGTTGCGCCATTTGcactttttaataaatatttcatacttatatataaaaaagaatatgcaaGGTAACGAATTAAATCCTTCAGTGTGGATTGCTATagttaatttattgtttttgagATTTGCTTACCAAGTGCTATTAATACAAGTGTGGGCAAGaccttattattttcttatatatgtaaCTTATTCCCTTCCCAGCTTTTTGTCACtttcaaagaaagaaaggaaacagATATAATTTCCATTTTTCAATCCGAGTGTACTGAACAAGGTGCCCTTTTTAATTTAGAAAGCTACCAATAGAGTTTGTAGCCTTGCCTTCATACACCATCGAACCTTTATCACTGATGTTGATATACTTATGTGCTTCTTTAAAATGCAATATATCTTGCAATAATACtcaagttgtttttcttttaactgtGTTAATCTTTTGTGTTCTCTttacttcttaaaaaaaaatcttttgtgttctctcattttttttgtgtgtatgtTGCACTTCCAATGTTTTATTATGATGATATGCAGATATCAGGAAACTTCTCAGCTGTAAAGAAAGCACTCCTGTCTGTTTCTAGCTGTCTTCAGGATAACCCTAGGGTTGACACAACCAACTCTGGTTCTACTAAACCTTCACTGGGTGTGCTATACGGAACTTCCCTGCTACCACATGTTGACCCTTTTCCTCAGCGGGGTTTTTCATCTAGCCTTCGTGCTGGAGATTATCATTTGAGGGGTTATTATTCATTTTCGGGACCTGAAAATACTGGTGCTGGTAACAGAATGTTTCTTGAAGAAGAGGtgatatttaaattgttatGCCAACTTGAGAAAGTTGGTAGTCTAATTGGGAAAGGTGGCTGTATAATAAGGGCTTTGCAAAGTGAAACTGGTGCATCTATCAAGATCGCTGATGCTGCTTGTGATTCGGATGAACGGGTTGTTGTGATATCAGCACGAGAGGCATGAGAACTCAAACGTCTTTGAATTGTaattcttttactattttttggagagatatatagtttttttgAATATGATGTGGGAGTTCTCTGGTTTAGATTACTCATGCAATAAATGTGGGTTTATCACATCTTCTTTATAATGTCATATGTTCCGTGAATCAGGATATACGAACAGTAGACCCTTTCTAGCAAAGCACACTTGTACAAAGTTAGATCAGGGTCATTGACCATTAAATCTATTTCTCAATAAAAGTTCTTTAAAAACATTATGGAATTTGGAGAAACAGTTATCTATTCATAGTGGTAGTGGTACCTATTAGGTGCAATAATGCTTTTTGGGGCAGATATAAGAAGCCTAAGGAGAGATATATGCCCTTTTCATTGTGGCCGGTTGTGGAACTATTTAAGTGGTATGGATGTATAATCAATTTGACCACCTAGATCCCGTGAATAAAGTTCAAATGATAACAACTACTATCTTAACTAGTTGGCTTTAATGACCCACTAACTTCTTTTCTGGATCTCAAATGGGAGTAAAATTTAGATCCACACAACCGTGTTAGCAGAAGCCAATGGTCCTTGGACCGAGTGGCATCTTTGCTTGTTGTATTTACAAAACTAAGAAAGATAATGACCTGGAATATTCATCATTGACATTTGGAGTGATGATGTAGAATTTTCTTTATAGAATTTTATAGGGATtgaattcttttgttttctcaaatgatatttttttacttgCAGAATTCTGAGCAGAAACATTCTCCAGCACAGGAAGCTGTTATTCAAGTGCATTGTAGAATTGCACAAATTGGATTTGAACCTGGTGCTGCTGTTGTTGCTAGGCTTCTTGTACATTCGCAGCAGATAGGTTGTTTACTGGGGAAAGGAGGTTTCATTATCAATGAAATGAGAAGAGCTACTGGTGCTAGTATACGTATTTTTCCAAAGGAACAGGTTCCAAAGTGTGGTTATCCAAATGATGAAGTTGTACAGGTAATATATTCTTTCCAGCATGAGTGTACTACTGCACATGCAAGCTATTCGTTCTTTCATTCATTGAGTCATAAATGTCATGCTTATTCATCCTGAAATATCTGCTTTAGGATCTCTCTTGAACAAGATGGGAGCATTGGAACCAAAATTAACGATTCGTGACATTTTTCACATACTTTGTTACTGGTGACTAgttgcaaacaaaaaaaaaaaattgtgtggcGTGTATaccttttattataaaacatatGAGGTGCAATATGTTCCCTTTCTAAAGACTCAATAAGCTGGCAAATGATGGATAGGCATATTATGATTTTCTCAATGCTCTTCACATGTACTTTGATAAAGAGCCCAAAGCTTATAAAAAGAATGGCCCAAAGCTAGTAGCTGCTTGATTTTTGAGCCGGTTGTTTGGTTGACTTTTAGGTGAGTTAAAAATCATCCAGCCTGTATTTAAACATTGCCTGCCTGTTCTTGTTATAGATGATAGCAAAATTTAAGTCTACTAATTTGATACTGATTGGAAATTTGGTTCGGCGTGAAGAAAAAACTTTGGTTTGGTGCAGTTTAAGCTGTTTATACCATCTcacatttgtttttaattggtaaacaaatttttattgataaaaagagtaggcataaacccaagtatacgggacatatacaagagcaatgcaTAGGCGTGCTACTTTAGAcatacaaggaattcatgaaatgTCATGCCAtggaaatcaattacaatcgcccaatgaagtaaagtattgaaaaaaaaaaaattctaagctcatccatcgATCGCTCTTggtcttcaaagcttcttgcattccgctccctccaaatgcaccaacatAAACATATTGGTATCATCTTtcatatggatgcaatttgagagttgcctCAAATACCTCTCCAAGAAACTAGAAGGTCACATACCCTttttggcatcacccaagctaaccCCAATCGAGGAAAGACTTCATTTCACAAGGTCATgacaatctcacaatgtagtaatagGTGGTTAACGGACTCTCTGCTCTTCTTGCACATATAGCAGCAgtccataactataatatgacgtttcctcaagttgtccATAGTGAGTATCTTTCCCGAAGAAGccgtccatacaaaaaatgttGCCTTTAGAGGTGCATTTGTCTTCCAgatactcttccatgggaacggATCTGTGTTGTGCATGGTCATGGTTTGGTAGAAAGAGCGGGCCGTGAATATTCCCTTCTTAGAGGGGCACCAATAGATCTTGTCTTCATCTCCCCCCGACAAACGAGTGGAGTACACAAGGTCAAAGAACGCTGAAAAGTCATCCATTTTCCAGTCTAGTGCATCTCTAAGGAAAGTAATATTCCATTGGGGAAGGCCAttggagatgataaataaatccGCAATCGATgcttctttccttcttgctaAGCCATAAACTTGTGGAAAAACTTTCTTGAGTGCCCGATTGCCGCACCATACATCATGctaaaattttccttcaatCCGTTTCCAACATTGAAGCGAGTATGTGTTGCATATGTCCcaccctcttcttatatgtttccatagccccactccatgaggcc is a window from the Juglans regia cultivar Chandler chromosome 7, Walnut 2.0, whole genome shotgun sequence genome containing:
- the LOC108990782 gene encoding KH domain-containing protein HEN4 isoform X4; this translates as MEALWNDTYVPLNSSCHSLAQMDDSSVIPKSSSDPTTSLTMEPAAKRRHLTSETSLFRVLCPTTKAASLTGLIRHLQTLTGTKIHINSFSSSSVEDECVIHIISNSNNHKDRVGTATCEEEEENKEDEEDNEGCSPAQQALLRIFDRMVRVSGDEKEKLKESDREWDGLNSGDVFSCRLLAASSQVGCVLGRGGKIVEKIRHESGAQVRVLSKDHLPPCASAGDELILNSEQKHSPAQEAVIQVHCRIAQIGFEPGAAVVARLLVHSQQIGCLLGKGGFIINEMRRATGASIRIFPKEQVPKCGYPNDEVVQVIGSFQSVQDALFHITSRLRETILPMNPLSPNFGAPPYLPRFPEMPPFFRPRHNPASPRNYPSPVGHSHGHDRSAFPSQPPDYPSSFSHGTDRSGPSNMDRVPYPCGSERPGHCSTLDRPSSSPRTWNPQTVSSGNHRGTSDVFGLASKNGPLRSSGSQAPIATSTNIEITIPETCLGHVRGENNSHLTQIQQSSGAKVLINDLKPGATEGVVLVSGTPKQTHAAQSLIQAFIFCGQTPP